Proteins encoded within one genomic window of Chlorobaculum sp. MV4-Y:
- the aroQ gene encoding type II 3-dehydroquinate dehydratase, with protein MSATSILIMNGPNLSRLGKREPEVYGSLTIDEINRGIAVAFPEVNFEFFQSGYEGALLEKLFEIEDRGGCSGIVLNAGAFTHYSIALRDAISSIRTPVVEVHLSNVHKREEFRHKSVISAVCIGVIAGFGVQSYHLGVRALLGRGDS; from the coding sequence ATGAGCGCGACCTCCATTCTGATCATGAACGGGCCGAATCTTTCACGTCTCGGAAAGCGTGAACCCGAAGTTTACGGCAGTCTCACCATCGACGAGATCAACCGGGGGATCGCCGTCGCGTTCCCGGAGGTGAACTTCGAGTTTTTCCAGTCGGGGTATGAAGGCGCTCTGCTGGAAAAGCTTTTCGAAATCGAAGACCGGGGGGGCTGCTCGGGAATCGTGCTCAACGCAGGAGCCTTTACCCACTACTCTATCGCTCTGCGCGACGCTATCAGTTCAATCAGGACGCCAGTGGTCGAGGTGCATCTCTCCAACGTGCACAAGCGGGAGGAGTTTCGTCACAAATCGGTGATTTCCGCCGTTTGCATCGGTGTGATCGCCGGCTTCGGAGTCCAGAGCTACCACCTCGGCGTCAGGGCGCTGCTGGGGAGGGGCGACAGTTGA
- the hslU gene encoding ATP-dependent protease ATPase subunit HslU, giving the protein MTQPDEPQGFPVKLIDKEQLTPTQIVEQLDKYIIGQKEAKKSVAIALRNRLRRQNVSEELRDEIMPNNIIMIGPTGVGKTEIARRLAKLAKAPFIKVEASKFTEVGYVGRDVESMIRDLVEQSVAMVRSEKSEEVREKAALLVEERLLDILLPPVSGLEEPEHVGDEENAVVVEGDAEVVGEKNLEREINRKSRQKMRERLRDGRMEDRQIELEVSSDGQGGMMQIFGPLGQMEEIGNIMQDLMSGMPKKRKKRRMTIAEARKYLEQEEVQKLIDMDAVVKEALRKVEDSGIVFIDEIDKIAAPTTGAGGKGPDVSREGVQRDLLPIVEGSAVSTKYGVVKTDHVLFIASGAFHVARPSDLIPELQGRFPIRVELKSLTEDDFYLILTKPRNALIKQYRAMLKTEQIDLEFTDEAIREIARTAAKVNETVENIGARRLHTILTNLLEELMFGIPEMVTDGTIDRNVVIDDNQVREKLGKVVADRDLSQYIL; this is encoded by the coding sequence ATGACCCAGCCGGATGAACCTCAGGGTTTTCCGGTCAAACTCATCGACAAGGAGCAGCTCACGCCGACACAGATCGTTGAGCAGCTCGACAAGTACATCATTGGCCAGAAAGAGGCCAAGAAATCGGTGGCCATCGCCTTGCGTAACAGGCTTCGCCGCCAGAATGTGAGCGAGGAGCTGCGCGACGAGATCATGCCGAACAACATCATCATGATCGGCCCAACCGGTGTCGGCAAAACCGAAATCGCCCGGAGGCTGGCCAAGCTTGCCAAAGCTCCCTTCATAAAGGTCGAAGCCTCAAAATTCACTGAGGTTGGCTACGTCGGCCGTGACGTCGAATCGATGATCCGCGACCTGGTCGAACAGTCGGTGGCGATGGTGCGCAGCGAGAAGTCGGAGGAGGTTCGCGAAAAGGCGGCGTTACTTGTCGAGGAGCGTTTGCTCGACATCCTTTTGCCTCCCGTGAGCGGACTCGAAGAACCGGAACACGTTGGCGACGAAGAGAATGCCGTGGTTGTTGAAGGTGACGCCGAGGTGGTCGGGGAGAAGAACCTCGAACGTGAAATCAACCGCAAAAGCCGCCAGAAGATGCGCGAGCGCCTGCGTGACGGCAGAATGGAGGATCGCCAGATAGAACTGGAGGTCAGCAGCGACGGGCAGGGCGGCATGATGCAGATTTTCGGGCCACTCGGGCAGATGGAGGAGATCGGCAACATCATGCAGGATCTGATGAGCGGCATGCCGAAAAAACGCAAAAAGCGCCGCATGACCATCGCCGAAGCCCGCAAGTATCTGGAACAGGAGGAGGTGCAGAAGCTCATCGACATGGACGCTGTTGTCAAGGAAGCGCTTCGCAAAGTTGAGGATTCTGGCATCGTGTTCATCGACGAGATCGACAAAATTGCTGCCCCCACCACCGGTGCTGGCGGCAAGGGCCCTGATGTCAGCCGTGAAGGCGTGCAGCGCGACCTGCTGCCTATTGTGGAAGGCTCGGCCGTCTCCACCAAGTACGGTGTCGTCAAAACCGATCACGTGCTTTTCATCGCCTCGGGCGCGTTCCATGTAGCGAGGCCGTCCGATCTGATTCCAGAGTTGCAAGGCCGTTTCCCGATCAGGGTCGAGTTGAAAAGTCTCACCGAGGATGATTTCTACCTGATCCTGACCAAGCCTCGCAACGCGCTTATCAAGCAGTATCGTGCCATGCTCAAGACCGAGCAGATCGATCTCGAGTTTACTGACGAAGCGATTCGAGAAATCGCCCGGACAGCGGCAAAAGTCAACGAAACAGTTGAAAATATCGGCGCTCGTCGTCTGCACACCATTCTGACGAACCTGCTCGAAGAGCTGATGTTCGGTATTCCCGAAATGGTCACGGATGGTACCATCGACAGGAACGTAGTTATCGACGACAACCAGGTGCGTGAAAAGCTGGGCAAGGTGGTCGCCGACCGGGATCTGAGCCAATATATCCTCTAA
- the hslV gene encoding ATP-dependent protease subunit HslV has translation MGYEKPQIRSTTVIGIIRDGKAALGSDGQMTLGATVMKHSTRKIRRLYQGKFIAGFAGATADALTLLDRFEAKLEAYSGKLDRAAVELAKDWRTDKYLRRLEAMLAIVSQDKALIISGTGDVIEPEDGIVAIGSGSMYALAAARSLMKHTTLSAEEIVRESLQTAADICIYTNDHIVIETL, from the coding sequence ATGGGCTACGAAAAACCGCAGATACGATCAACTACCGTTATCGGCATCATCAGGGATGGCAAGGCTGCGCTTGGCAGCGACGGCCAGATGACGCTCGGCGCAACCGTGATGAAACATTCAACCCGCAAAATCCGCCGCCTCTATCAGGGCAAATTCATTGCCGGTTTTGCAGGCGCCACCGCCGATGCACTGACGCTGCTCGATCGTTTCGAGGCGAAGCTCGAAGCCTACAGCGGCAAGCTTGACCGCGCTGCCGTAGAACTGGCAAAAGACTGGCGTACCGACAAGTACCTGCGCCGTCTCGAAGCGATGCTCGCGATCGTCAGCCAGGACAAGGCCCTCATCATCTCCGGCACGGGCGACGTCATTGAGCCGGAGGACGGCATCGTGGCCATCGGCAGTGGCAGCATGTACGCGCTGGCCGCCGCGCGCTCGCTCATGAAGCACACTACGCTTTCCGCAGAGGAGATCGTCCGCGAAAGCTTGCAAACCGCAGCCGATATCTGCATCTACACGAACGACCACATTGTCATCGAAACCCTGTGA
- the rpoN gene encoding RNA polymerase factor sigma-54 yields the protein MAEMRLQQRQTAQLSAQQVMTSQLLQLPLTQLEQRIYEEVQDNPMLELVEERRQDDGAAGANQVGSADSTEMFDLVSRFERSSMKRRADGGSRETVSVGRAGGAASGGEERFFQAVQHDTFHERLLRDLSLQEGIGEREVLIAAEILGNLDSDGYLTEALEVIIDGLRQSDIDASEAEVRQIQQKIWYLDPPGVAVANLRERLLVELSVYEREHDSEAVVIARTILDEAFDDFMNKRFDRLQKKLNLQKRQLEAAIDVITSLDPHPGEVFFDEGGHYISPDFIVTYENGALTAVLNDRSSLSVRVSDEYREVLAKRKVPKEDRQFMRQKLQRANEFATALQVRRQTLLKVMEALLVVQAKFFIDGPRYLQPLVMKTIAEETGYDISTISRAVNGKYVQTRFGVFELKYFFSGALSTDEGEELSSRIIKQQLRELIEGESSSEPLSDDRLAELMSEKGVKIARRTVAKYREQMQIPVARLRKK from the coding sequence ATGGCGGAGATGAGGCTACAACAGCGCCAGACCGCCCAGTTGTCGGCGCAGCAGGTAATGACCAGCCAGTTGCTGCAATTGCCCCTGACCCAGCTTGAACAGCGGATTTATGAAGAGGTACAAGACAATCCCATGCTCGAACTGGTCGAGGAGCGTCGTCAGGACGATGGCGCGGCTGGTGCCAATCAGGTGGGCTCCGCTGATTCGACGGAGATGTTCGATTTGGTGTCCCGCTTTGAGCGCTCGTCGATGAAGAGGCGGGCCGATGGAGGGAGCAGGGAGACTGTTTCTGTCGGCAGGGCAGGCGGAGCAGCTTCGGGCGGCGAGGAGCGCTTTTTCCAGGCGGTGCAGCACGACACGTTTCACGAGCGGTTGCTGCGCGATCTCTCGCTCCAGGAGGGAATCGGAGAGCGGGAGGTGCTCATCGCCGCCGAGATTCTCGGTAACCTCGACAGCGACGGCTATCTGACCGAAGCGCTGGAGGTGATCATCGATGGACTCCGGCAGTCAGATATCGATGCCAGCGAGGCAGAGGTTCGCCAAATACAACAGAAAATCTGGTATCTCGATCCGCCCGGCGTGGCAGTCGCAAATCTCCGCGAACGACTGCTGGTTGAGCTTTCGGTCTACGAACGTGAGCACGATTCCGAAGCGGTTGTCATTGCGCGAACGATTCTTGACGAGGCGTTCGACGACTTCATGAACAAGCGCTTCGACCGGTTGCAGAAAAAGCTGAATCTTCAAAAACGCCAGCTCGAAGCAGCTATCGATGTGATCACGTCGCTTGATCCGCATCCGGGTGAAGTGTTTTTCGATGAGGGAGGGCACTACATCTCGCCCGATTTCATTGTCACCTACGAAAATGGTGCGCTGACCGCTGTACTGAATGACCGGAGCAGTCTCTCTGTCAGAGTGTCGGACGAGTATCGAGAGGTGCTTGCGAAGCGGAAGGTGCCAAAGGAGGATCGGCAGTTTATGCGCCAGAAGCTCCAGCGGGCCAATGAATTCGCCACCGCCCTGCAAGTCCGGCGGCAGACGTTGCTGAAGGTGATGGAGGCGCTGCTGGTGGTGCAGGCGAAGTTTTTCATCGACGGGCCGCGCTATTTGCAGCCGCTTGTGATGAAGACGATCGCCGAAGAGACCGGTTACGATATTTCGACCATTAGCCGCGCGGTGAACGGCAAATATGTGCAGACCCGTTTCGGGGTGTTCGAACTGAAATATTTCTTCAGCGGTGCGTTATCGACCGACGAAGGCGAGGAGCTGTCGTCGAGGATCATCAAGCAGCAGCTTCGCGAGCTGATCGAGGGGGAGAGTTCTTCCGAGCCGCTCAGCGATGATCGTCTTGCGGAACTGATGAGTGAAAAAGGGGTGAAGATCGCCCGGCGCACGGTTGCAAAATACCGTGAACAAATGCAAATTCCAGTTGCAAGATTAAGGAAAAAATAG
- a CDS encoding DUF3109 family protein translates to MSVVSIGEVLVDRAALDAWFSCNLDLCHGACCVEGELGAPIDEQEAKFLESSVEPLRSMLPDRNLRYIRRHGCTELYQGNLYTKTIDGRECVFVYHENGKALCAVETAWKAGQLGATKPLSCRLFPIRVRKKFGLDYLVYEQHAMCRDARRQGAEEDVRLIDFLEAPLVEKYGHDWYMSLKEFVASI, encoded by the coding sequence ATGTCAGTCGTCTCCATCGGTGAAGTCCTCGTTGACCGCGCGGCGCTCGATGCGTGGTTCAGTTGCAATCTCGATCTGTGCCACGGCGCCTGTTGCGTCGAGGGCGAACTCGGTGCGCCAATCGACGAGCAGGAAGCGAAATTTCTCGAATCTTCCGTTGAGCCGCTTCGTTCAATGCTGCCGGATCGCAATCTTCGCTACATTCGCCGCCACGGCTGTACGGAGCTCTATCAGGGAAATCTCTACACCAAAACCATCGACGGGCGTGAGTGCGTCTTCGTTTATCACGAAAACGGCAAGGCGCTCTGTGCAGTCGAGACGGCGTGGAAGGCGGGGCAGCTCGGCGCGACCAAGCCCTTATCGTGCCGCCTTTTCCCGATCCGGGTGCGAAAAAAGTTCGGATTGGACTATCTTGTTTATGAACAGCACGCCATGTGCCGTGATGCCCGGCGGCAGGGAGCCGAAGAGGATGTCCGGCTGATCGATTTCCTCGAAGCGCCACTCGTTGAAAAGTACGGACACGACTGGTACATGAGCCTGAAGGAATTTGTCGCATCTATCTGA
- the radA gene encoding DNA repair protein RadA: MAKSTVRYVCSACGAVSLKYQGRCFECQSWGTLVETHADEPDAKVRKKRPTGTMPEVQNLDDTPPEGFHRLMTGIGELDRVLGGGLMEASAILVGGEPGIGKSTLMIQLVPRLGGKKVLYVAGEESPNQIRERARRLSIKAPNLRLVSEVALERILDAIANEQPEMVIVDSIQTVYSTDYQSSAGTITQIRECAASLIRAAKEQNFILLIIGHITKEGSLAGPKALEHMVDTVVQFEGENYQRYRIIRSVKNRFGPTNEIGVFKMEEDGLTEVSNPSEFFISDRRTDVPGTAILAGIEGSRALMVEVQALVSRTGYSMPQRISTGFDLKRIAIILAVLEKRLQFQTAGQDVFVKIAGGLKLVEPAADLAIAAAVASGLQDKPCSPTACCCGEIGLSGELRAISDGERRIREAVHLGFKSIVLPESNTRELKPSLKKLPIRMHGCRTLHEALEAMGV; encoded by the coding sequence ATGGCCAAATCCACTGTTCGCTACGTCTGCTCCGCCTGCGGGGCGGTTTCGCTGAAATATCAGGGGCGCTGCTTCGAGTGCCAGAGCTGGGGCACGCTGGTTGAAACCCACGCCGATGAGCCGGACGCCAAAGTTCGCAAGAAACGCCCCACCGGCACCATGCCCGAGGTGCAGAACCTCGATGACACCCCTCCAGAGGGCTTCCACCGCTTGATGACCGGCATCGGCGAGCTCGACCGCGTGCTGGGCGGCGGCCTGATGGAGGCCTCGGCGATCCTCGTGGGCGGTGAACCGGGCATCGGCAAATCGACGCTGATGATCCAGCTCGTGCCGCGTCTCGGGGGCAAAAAGGTGCTCTACGTCGCGGGCGAGGAGTCGCCGAACCAGATTCGAGAACGCGCCCGGCGTCTCTCGATCAAAGCCCCAAACCTTCGCCTCGTCTCCGAAGTGGCGCTCGAACGCATCCTGGACGCCATCGCAAACGAGCAGCCTGAAATGGTGATCGTCGATTCGATCCAAACCGTTTACTCGACCGACTACCAGAGTTCGGCGGGAACGATCACGCAGATTCGCGAGTGCGCCGCCTCGCTCATCCGCGCGGCCAAGGAGCAGAACTTCATTCTGCTCATCATTGGCCATATCACCAAGGAGGGGTCGCTGGCCGGGCCAAAGGCACTGGAGCACATGGTCGATACGGTCGTGCAGTTCGAGGGCGAAAACTATCAGCGCTACCGCATCATCCGATCAGTCAAGAACCGCTTCGGCCCAACCAACGAAATCGGCGTCTTCAAGATGGAGGAGGACGGCCTGACGGAGGTCTCGAACCCGTCGGAGTTCTTCATCTCCGATCGTAGGACGGACGTGCCGGGTACCGCCATACTGGCCGGCATCGAAGGTTCGCGCGCGCTTATGGTGGAGGTGCAGGCGCTGGTGTCGCGCACCGGCTACTCGATGCCGCAGCGCATCAGCACGGGCTTTGATTTGAAGCGCATCGCGATCATCCTCGCGGTGCTCGAAAAACGCTTGCAGTTCCAGACCGCCGGGCAGGATGTATTCGTCAAGATCGCGGGCGGCCTGAAGCTGGTCGAACCGGCGGCGGATCTGGCCATCGCCGCCGCTGTCGCTTCCGGCTTACAAGACAAGCCATGCAGCCCCACAGCCTGCTGCTGCGGCGAAATCGGCCTGTCGGGCGAGCTGCGCGCCATCAGCGACGGGGAACGCCGCATCCGCGAGGCGGTGCACCTCGGCTTCAAGTCAATCGTGCTGCCGGAGTCGAACACCCGCGAGCTGAAGCCGTCGCTCAAAAAGCTGCCGATCAGAATGCACGGCTGCCGCACGCTGCACGAAGCGCTCGAAGCGATGGGAGTGTAA
- a CDS encoding phage holin family protein, producing MFRILIHWLISATAVYVTAHMLPGITIKSFGAALIVALVLGLVNALIKPVLVFFSIPLLLLTLGLFMLVINALMLQLAAVLVDSFGVQSFWWAVLGSICISVVSWLMNAVLNI from the coding sequence GTGTTCAGGATATTGATTCACTGGCTCATCAGCGCTACGGCGGTGTACGTGACCGCCCACATGCTTCCGGGCATTACCATCAAAAGCTTCGGCGCGGCGCTCATCGTGGCGCTGGTGCTGGGCCTCGTCAACGCGCTCATCAAGCCGGTGCTGGTCTTCTTCTCGATTCCGCTCCTCCTCCTCACGCTCGGCCTCTTCATGCTGGTCATCAACGCGCTCATGCTGCAACTCGCCGCTGTGCTGGTGGACAGCTTCGGCGTGCAGAGCTTCTGGTGGGCCGTGCTCGGTTCCATCTGCATCAGCGTGGTCTCATGGCTCATGAACGCCGTACTGAACATCTGA
- a CDS encoding alcohol dehydrogenase catalytic domain-containing protein, with translation MQGEAQALILLKANKLKLQSVKYVADGPHDVLVRTIASTITPGLDRLLLTNKPVSHKVLAYPVMPGSESIGQVMHTGPEVTSVKEGDFVYVFKGNRWIGIDPYYGCHAEVIPTSEENVLALGREPIHRDLLTGLVGYVLSAMEKVTFDPSMRVLLLGLGSVGLMVSEYLHYRGIRHVDALENFPLRGQLSHAENIGIEIIDFTGEFNDRYDLVIETTGRILMVEKVMRLLKPKGKVLLMGSYEVLGYDYRLIQHKEPVIVCSSITGRQHLIEAKELLETEALETEKFFTNVFPVSQYELAYRIALDSKEAIKTVISWI, from the coding sequence ATGCAGGGAGAAGCACAGGCCCTCATCCTCCTCAAAGCCAACAAACTCAAGCTCCAGTCCGTGAAGTATGTGGCTGACGGGCCACATGACGTTCTCGTCAGGACCATCGCCAGCACCATCACGCCGGGCCTTGACCGCCTGCTTCTGACCAACAAACCGGTTTCGCACAAGGTGCTCGCCTATCCGGTGATGCCGGGCAGCGAATCCATTGGCCAGGTGATGCACACCGGCCCGGAGGTCACCAGCGTGAAAGAGGGTGATTTCGTCTATGTCTTCAAGGGCAACCGATGGATCGGCATTGACCCGTATTACGGCTGCCACGCTGAAGTGATTCCGACCTCCGAGGAGAACGTGCTGGCGCTCGGCCGGGAGCCGATTCATCGCGACCTCCTGACAGGCCTGGTGGGGTATGTGCTGAGCGCGATGGAAAAAGTGACGTTCGACCCTTCGATGCGGGTGCTCCTGCTCGGCCTGGGCTCGGTGGGGTTGATGGTATCGGAATACCTTCACTATCGCGGCATCCGCCACGTCGATGCGCTCGAAAACTTCCCGCTTCGCGGCCAGCTCTCGCACGCTGAAAACATTGGCATCGAGATCATCGATTTCACCGGCGAGTTCAACGACCGCTACGACCTGGTCATCGAGACGACAGGCCGCATCCTGATGGTCGAAAAGGTGATGCGCCTCCTGAAACCGAAGGGCAAGGTGCTGCTCATGGGCAGTTACGAGGTGCTCGGCTACGACTACCGACTGATCCAGCACAAGGAACCGGTCATCGTGTGTTCAAGCATCACTGGCAGACAGCATCTCATCGAAGCGAAGGAACTGCTCGAAACCGAAGCGCTCGAAACCGAAAAATTCTTCACCAACGTCTTCCCGGTCAGCCAGTACGAACTTGCCTACCGTATCGCCCTCGACAGCAAGGAGGCGATAAAGACAGTCATCAGCTGGATTTAG
- a CDS encoding ABC transporter ATP-binding protein — MATAVKLSGITKTFGNLKANDNVSFSIASGSIHALVGENGAGKSTLSNIIYGLLQPDSGVIEIDGKVAKFSSARQAIEAGIGMVHQHFMLVPTLSVTENIILGKEESLFSLPTKRIGKEIRQLAAQHGLDVDPDALVSTLSVGEQQRVEILKLLYRRAKILILDEPTAVLSPPETALLFASLRSLAAEGRTILLITHKLNEVLAVSDSVSIMRKGSLVGTVPTASTGKEDLAKMMVGRDVLLRTANPPQPPGKTVLSIDKLTYRSPLGIDKLTGLTLHVRAGEIYGIAGVEGNGQSELLSLLWGTFDRSGKTGGSITIDARKTLGMNPSEIAALGVSMIPEDRHKSAIIAEYGIEENLILGRQREKTFHRGIGFDRDAVRKNASAMIEQYDVRCAGETNPPIGALSGGNQQKIVVAREMERPLLKLLVLAQPTRGVDIGAIEQIHKRIIDARKSGLAILLISSELEEIVALSTRIGCLYKGAIRHEFSETEVKEGRDHESGFEKEIGMHIT; from the coding sequence ATGGCGACAGCAGTAAAGCTCTCCGGAATCACCAAAACCTTCGGCAACCTCAAGGCCAACGACAACGTTTCGTTTTCGATAGCATCGGGGTCGATCCACGCACTGGTCGGTGAGAATGGCGCGGGCAAAAGCACCCTGTCGAACATTATCTACGGCCTGTTGCAGCCCGACTCCGGCGTGATTGAAATCGACGGCAAGGTGGCGAAATTCAGCTCAGCGAGGCAGGCCATCGAGGCAGGAATCGGCATGGTGCACCAGCACTTCATGCTGGTACCGACGCTTTCGGTGACAGAGAACATCATCCTCGGCAAGGAAGAGAGCCTCTTTTCGCTACCGACAAAGCGTATCGGCAAGGAGATTCGCCAGCTCGCGGCTCAGCACGGTCTCGACGTCGATCCCGACGCGCTGGTCTCGACGCTCTCGGTCGGTGAGCAGCAGCGCGTCGAAATTCTCAAGCTGCTTTACAGACGCGCCAAGATCCTGATTCTCGACGAGCCGACCGCCGTGCTCTCGCCGCCCGAAACTGCGCTACTCTTTGCCTCACTGCGCTCGCTCGCCGCCGAGGGGCGCACCATCCTGCTCATCACCCACAAGCTCAACGAAGTACTCGCCGTCTCGGACTCGGTGAGCATCATGCGCAAAGGGTCGCTCGTCGGCACGGTGCCTACCGCCTCGACCGGCAAGGAGGATTTGGCGAAGATGATGGTCGGGCGCGACGTGCTGCTCAGAACCGCCAATCCGCCGCAGCCTCCGGGCAAAACCGTGCTCTCGATTGACAAGCTTACCTACCGTTCGCCGCTTGGCATTGACAAACTCACCGGCCTGACGCTGCACGTGAGAGCAGGAGAAATCTACGGCATCGCCGGAGTAGAGGGCAACGGCCAGAGCGAGCTGCTCTCGCTGTTGTGGGGAACGTTCGACCGCAGCGGCAAAACCGGTGGATCGATCACCATCGACGCCCGGAAGACGCTTGGCATGAACCCGTCGGAAATCGCCGCACTCGGCGTTTCGATGATACCCGAAGACCGGCACAAATCGGCAATCATCGCCGAATACGGCATCGAAGAGAACCTGATCCTCGGCAGGCAACGCGAAAAAACATTCCATCGAGGCATCGGATTTGATCGTGACGCTGTTCGCAAAAATGCTTCGGCAATGATCGAGCAGTACGACGTCCGGTGTGCGGGGGAAACCAATCCGCCCATCGGCGCTCTCTCTGGCGGCAACCAGCAGAAGATCGTGGTGGCGCGTGAAATGGAGCGCCCCCTCCTGAAGCTGCTCGTGCTGGCGCAACCCACGCGCGGCGTGGATATCGGCGCTATCGAGCAGATTCACAAGCGCATCATCGACGCCCGCAAAAGCGGCCTGGCGATCCTGCTCATTTCGTCGGAACTCGAAGAGATCGTCGCTCTTTCGACGCGCATCGGCTGCCTCTACAAAGGCGCGATCCGCCACGAATTCAGCGAAACGGAGGTCAAAGAGGGACGCGACCACGAGTCGGGCTTCGAGAAAGAGATCGGTATGCACATCACCTGA
- a CDS encoding ABC transporter permease, whose translation MSKRSVKPFIPALSLLFALLAGSLIIATTGSNPIEVYQKMLRATFTSGYGIGQVLFRATTLIFTGLAVALPFRVRLFNIGGEGQLLIGAFAAALCGIALPSGTPALVAAPALILAASAAGAGWAMVAGWLKVRRGVNEVISSIMLNFIALAITGYLLTNRFAVPSTVHTPAIVAGGWLPDFDALFDLGWHSPANLSLFIALAVTAGAAVLLYRSRYGYDMIASGLNPDAARHAGISTNRHIFGAMAMGGAMAGLAASNLVLGYKHWFEAGLSTGAGFMGIAVALLAGTNPAGIIVAALLFAWLDYGGLAVNTLVPKDIFMMVQAITILSIISIPALFKNRLKEN comes from the coding sequence ATGTCGAAACGCAGCGTCAAACCGTTCATCCCGGCACTCTCCCTTTTGTTCGCCCTTCTGGCGGGGAGCCTTATCATCGCCACCACCGGCAGTAACCCGATCGAGGTATACCAGAAGATGCTCCGTGCGACCTTCACCTCCGGCTACGGTATCGGGCAGGTACTCTTCCGGGCAACAACGCTGATTTTCACCGGCCTCGCCGTAGCGCTGCCGTTCCGGGTGCGGCTCTTCAACATCGGCGGCGAGGGACAGCTTCTCATAGGCGCTTTCGCCGCCGCCCTCTGTGGCATCGCTCTTCCGTCAGGCACGCCCGCGCTCGTCGCCGCGCCCGCGCTGATACTCGCGGCCAGCGCAGCTGGCGCCGGATGGGCGATGGTCGCCGGATGGTTAAAGGTTCGGCGTGGCGTCAACGAGGTGATTTCAAGCATCATGCTGAACTTCATCGCCCTTGCAATTACAGGTTACCTGCTCACCAACCGCTTCGCCGTTCCTTCGACCGTGCACACACCCGCCATCGTCGCCGGAGGATGGCTACCCGATTTCGATGCGCTCTTCGACCTCGGTTGGCACTCCCCCGCCAACCTGTCGCTCTTCATTGCCCTCGCCGTCACTGCCGGAGCCGCCGTGCTGCTCTACCGCTCGCGCTACGGCTACGATATGATCGCCTCGGGGCTGAATCCCGACGCCGCCCGCCACGCAGGAATCAGCACCAATCGACACATATTCGGCGCGATGGCGATGGGCGGCGCGATGGCGGGCCTGGCCGCCTCGAACCTCGTGCTCGGCTACAAACACTGGTTCGAGGCTGGTCTCTCCACCGGAGCCGGCTTCATGGGCATCGCCGTCGCCCTGCTCGCCGGAACCAACCCCGCCGGAATCATTGTCGCTGCGCTCCTTTTCGCCTGGCTCGACTATGGCGGCCTCGCGGTCAACACACTCGTGCCTAAAGACATCTTCATGATGGTGCAGGCGATCACCATCCTCTCCATCATCAGTATCCCTGCCCTCTTCAAAAACAGGCTAAAGGAAAATTGA
- a CDS encoding DUF2934 domain-containing protein — protein MAKKSTAKEAPEVTPEKKTAKKAAASAETKPKAAKSKPAKIAAPEEAKPAKATKPCKKASPKPMAPETPAASPEEVEEHIRVAAYYRWVERGMCDGGHEEDWAEAEKQIKG, from the coding sequence ATGGCTAAAAAATCTACCGCCAAAGAGGCGCCAGAAGTAACGCCCGAAAAAAAGACGGCTAAAAAAGCCGCTGCAAGCGCTGAAACCAAACCGAAAGCTGCAAAATCAAAACCCGCAAAAATAGCTGCACCAGAAGAGGCTAAACCCGCCAAGGCTACCAAGCCGTGCAAAAAAGCAAGCCCCAAACCAATGGCTCCAGAAACCCCTGCCGCAAGCCCGGAGGAAGTCGAAGAGCATATCCGGGTCGCCGCCTACTACCGCTGGGTCGAACGAGGCATGTGCGATGGAGGACATGAAGAAGATTGGGCTGAAGCCGAGAAACAGATTAAGGGATAA